The window ATCACCCGCGGCCCCAGGTGGACCGGCACGCGGGAGCGCTCCAGCCAGCCCGGGCCGAACACCGCGGTCGCCGCCGCGCTGAGGTCGACGGCGAACGCCTCGGCGTCGCGGTAGCGGTGGATTGGATCGCGGGCGAGGCTGCGCATGACCACTGTGGACAGTGGCTCCGGCACCCTCGGCAGCGGCTGCGGGTCGTTGAAGATGCGTTGGCGCATCATGCTTACCGCCCCGCGGGTGCGGTCGTAGGGCAGCTCGCCGCAGAGCAGCTCGTAGAGGACCGTGCCCGCCGCGTACACATCGGCGGCGGGGGAGAGCGGGTTGCCCATGGCCTGTTCCGGCGCGATGTAGGCCGGGGTGCCGAGCACCTCGCCCGCGTGGGTCACCATCGTGGCGCCCTCGCTGACGACCTGGGCGATCCCGAAGTCGGCCACCTTCATCACGCCCGCCGAGGTGAAGAGCAGGTTCTTCGGCTTGACGTCGAGGTGCAGCACCCCCGCCGCGTGCGCCGCGTGCAGCCCGGCGAGCATCGCCAGCGCGATCGCGCACGACTGCTCACCGGTCAGGCCCTCGTCGTGGAACTTCGAGTAGACCGTGCCGCCGTCGAGCTTCTCCATCACCAGCAGGTTGTCGCGGCCGGTCTGCACGTAGTCGTAGACCGGCACGATGTGCGGGTGGTCGAGGCTGGCCAGCACCCGCGCCTCCCGGTCGAACCGGGCGTTGACGTCCGGGTCGCCGATGAGGTCGGCGGGCAGCTGCTTGATCGCCACATGCCTGCCGAGCGAGCGGTGCACGCCTTCGTACACCACGCCCATGCCACCGGAGCCGATCTTGGCGCCGACGCTGTACTGCGGCAGTGCCGAGGCGAGACCCGCGGGTGCGGTCATTCAGGCCACCTTTGGGGCTCGAGGTGCTGGGTCGTGAGGCTCACGGTCCGGCCGTCGTCGGGGACCGGCGCGGCGGCGGGCGCGTCCGGGACCGGGTGCGGAGTCAGGAAGCCCAGGGCCATGGCCACCAGCGCCGCGCCGAGCACGATCGGGATCTCCACCTCGACCTCCGGCGGCACCAAGCGGAGCACGGACAGCGAGACGACCGCGACCAGCCCGGTGCCGATGCCGGCGGGCAGGAAGCGCAGCGCCCGGCGGAACCGGTTGGGGGACAGGCGGTGGCGGGCGAGGGCGAGCAGCGCGCCCGCCCAGGTGATCGCGGTCAGGACCAGCATCGCCAGGCCGAACACGCCGTAGACCGACCAGAACGACCCCTGGACGTCGGCCACGGTCTTCGCGCCGCCGAGCACGTTGCGGTCGTCGTCGAGCAGGGTGACCGAGGTCGGGAGCAGGCCGATCGCCTGGCCATCGAGGTCACGCACGTCGAGCGGGAACGTTCGGGTGGTGCGGCCGCGTGCCGGGACCTCGAACGGGAGCGTGGTGTCGTAGGCGTAGAAGGTCAGGGCGAGCGCCACGCCGGACACCCTGATCAGCCGCACTTTCTGCGGTTTGGATCCGGGGTTCTCGGCCGTGATCGACAGCTCCGCGACCTTGCGGGGGTCGAGCGTGACGGTCCGGCCGTCGATGTTCTTGCCGTCGATGGTGACGGTGACTCTGAGTGGCTCGTCGCCATCCTGGGCGGCGGCTGGGGACGCGCCCAAGACCAGCGCTGCCGTCACAAGGGCAACCGCCGCCGCGATAAGACGTCCCATGGGATAACCCCTAGTTGAACGGGCCCGATTGAGGCGGAATGCTACAGCGAGTCGATACTCGCCGGAGCGTTCCATCGGACGAGGGAAGTAGCCGTGCGCAGTGTTAGACGCTTAGTGGGCATCGTCGTTGCGACAGTTGTCGTGACGCTAGTGGTCCTGCCAGTGACCCAGGCCTCCGCTCAGACGACGGCGCAGCAGCCTTCGCCGACCTACGCGATCAAGCCGAACTACGGGCCGGTGGGCACCCAGTTCACCGCGAGCTGGAGCAACGCGCCCTGCCGCGACATCCGGATCTTGTGGGATGGGGCGCAGATCGCCGCCACTGTCGCGATCAGCGGATCAGTGGGGGCCACGGTGCCTTCGAACGCGGCGGTGGGTTCGCACACCGTCGAATTCTCGTGCTCGGGCAAGACCTCGTTCGGCAAAGCCGCGTTCCGGGTGACCGCGCCCCCGACCACGAGCAGGCCACCGGTCACCACGACCACGAACCCGCCGGTCACCACCACGACCAGGCCCCCGGTCGTCACCACGACGACCCGTCCCCGCCCCACCACGACCACCACGCGGCCGACGACCACCACCACTCCGGTCACCACCACGACGGAGACCACACCCCCGACCACGGACGTCCCCACCACCACGCCCGAGATCACCACGGTCCCCGAGCCCAAGCGGGACCTCAAGCTCGACCGCGAGGCCATCCAGCCCGGCGACTCCCTCGAAGCCACCGGCCGCGGATGTGATCCCAATCACTCCGTCGTGCTCACGTCGGGTGGCGAGAAGGTCGGCGCGACCGTCGCGGACGGGCAGGGCGAGTTCCGGACGAAGGTGCAGTTCGGCAAGATCGTGCCCGGTCGCCACCTGATCGCCGCCGAGTGCGGCATCGTCCTGACCGGCGCCGTCGATCAGCTCGTCACCAGCTCCACCGGCGGCAGCTCGAGCACCTTGGTCATCCTGGTCTTCTTCGTCCTGGCAGGCGCCGCCCTGATCCGTTTCACCTAGGACGTGTCCTGCGGATCATGGCGGGCGCTATTCGCGCCCGCGCGGCCCCGGCCGCACCGCGGGAACGGCCACGGACAACCAGTACGCGACCGTCCCCGCGGCACGGCCAGGAACCACGCGGATCACGAATCCCGCCCACCATGATCCACAGGACGCGCCCCAGACCGCATCGCCCGGAACACCCGCTCCCAGCGAGCGGGGTCCGGCGCGTGCGCGGCCGTCAACGTGATCCGGTGCGCGATATCGCCGTAGCGGCGGACCACCTCGGCGGCCACCTCCTCGGGCGCTCCCACCACGGCGAAGGTGTTCAGCACGTCGTCGTCGATCAGGGCCGCCATCTCGTCCCAGCGGCCGCGCTTGGCCAACGCGTTCAGGTCGTCCTGCAGGTCGCCCCAGCCGTGCAGTTCGAGCACCGGGCGATAGGCCGGGGTGGAGCCGTAGAAGGCGATCTGCTTGCGCACCTCGGCCGCCGCCGTCGCCAGCTCCTCCTCCGACGCCCCGGTCACGACGAACGACGGGCCGCTGATCTCGAAGCCCGCCAACGGTTTCCCCGCCGTGGCCCGGCCGCGCTCGAGCGCGGGCAGCGTGACCTCCCGCAGGTACCGCTCGGTGGTGAAGCTGTGGCACAGCATTCCGTCGGCGACCTCGCCCGCGACCTCGGTCATCCGGGGGCCGACGGCGGCGAGGTAGATCTTCGGGTTGCCGTGCGGGTTGGGGCCCGGGTCGAAGAACGGTGTCATCAGCGTGTGCTTGTAGAACTCGCCGCGGAACGCCAGGCGCTCGCCGGTCTCCCACGTCCGCCAGATCGCGCGGACGGCGAGGACGAACTCCCGCATCCGGGCCGCCGGGCTCGACCACGGCATCCCGAACCGCTTGGTGATGTGCGGCTGGATCTGCGACCCGAGCCCGAGCACGAACCGGCCCTCGGACAACCCATGCAAGTCGTTGGCCTGCACCGCGACCGTCATCGGGTTGCGGGCGAAGGCCACGGCGATCCCGGTGATCAGCTCGATCCGCGAAGTCCGGTCCGCGGCGACGGCCAGCGCGACGAACGGGTCGAGCTGGGTCTCGGCCACCCACGCGCCGTCGTACCCGGCTTCCTCGGCGGCCACGATCGCGTCGGCGGCCTGGGCCACGGTCTTGGCGTAGCCGCCGGAGTCCAGCTTCATCACTTGACCATACAAAGCCCTTCGCCCCGGACCTGGCCGGGTGCGGCCAGTCAGGTCCGGGGCGAACGGCTGCGAACAGCAATGAAGTTGTGTTCGCAATATCGACCGTTCCGGTAGCCGGCTCACATCCGACCGAGGTATCAATTGCTCTTATGGCTGAACTTGAGATCCGTCACCTGCGGGCGATCTGCGCCATCGCCGATGAGGGCAGCGTGTCCCGAGCCGCGATCCGGCTCGGCGTCACCCAGCCCGCGCTCACCGCCCAGTTGCGCTCGATCGAGCGGCTCATCGGCGGCGAGCTGTTCCGGCGTTCGCCCAACGGCAGCGTGCCCACCGAGCTGGGCCGCAGCGTGGTCCGCTCGGCCCGGATCGTGCTGGAGGACATGTCCGCGCTGCTGGCCACGGCCCGCTCACACGTGCGCCAGCCGGGGAAGACGCCGCTGGTCATCGCCTCGACGCCGCTGCTGTTCACCAGCGCGCTGATCGGTGAGCTGCGGGCCTGGTTCGCGGCCGAACTGCGCACCGAGATCGACTCGTCGGCTCCCGCGCTGCTCGATCTCGTCGTCGCCAAGCAGGCCGACCTCGCCATCTTCGAGAAGTTCGAGGGCATGGAGCACCGGACGCTGACCGACGTCGAGGTCCGCACGATCGTCGAGGAGCCGCAGTTCGTGGCCCTCAGTGCGGACAGCCCCCTTGCCGAGCAGGACGAGATCGACCTGGTCGACCTGGCCGACCTCGACTGGGTCGTGCCCCCGCCGGACCAGGACAGCATGCGCCTGCGGTTCCGCTCGACCTGCGAGTCGCTCGGCTTCACCCCGCGCATCACCCACCACGTCACCGAGGGCCGCACGGCAATGGCGCTGGCCGCCGCGGGCGCGGTCTGCCTGGCCCAGCCCGCCTCACTGGGCGGACCCGGCTTCGTCATCCGGCCGCTGCGCGGGTCCGTGCTGAGCGTGCCGGTGGTCGTGGTCATCCGGCTCGACGGGATGTTCGCCGCCCGCAGGCAGGAGGTCTACGCCTGCGTCGCCCACGCCTACCGCTCGATCGTGGAACGCAACCCGACCTACGCGAAGTGGTGGGACAAGCACCCCGAGGCCCACACCGACCTCGACGCCGCCCTCGCGCTTCCCCGTCCCAGCCGACCGAGCTGACGACTCAGGCTTTGATCGGCTTCAAGGTCCACAGCACGGTCATCTCCGCGGTGGTCACGCCCTCGGCGTTGCGGATCGTGCAGTCGACGGCGAACTCGGGGCGCTGTCCGGCGTCGAGTTCGGCGATCACGTCGGCGGCGGGCCTGGTCAGCACTGCCTCCGCAGTCAGGTTGCCGCGCGCGAGCTTCTTGTAGCGGATCTCGGAGCTCACGACCAGCGGGGTCGCGCGACCCATCTGCTCGGAGAACGACGCCAGGCCGACCGCGCCGGACGCCGTCTCGGCCAGCCCGAACATCACCGCCGCGTGCGGCCCGCCGACGTGGTTGCGCTGCTTCTCGACGTCCGTCAGCTCGCACACCACCCGGTCGGCGGCGACCTCGGTGAACTCCACGCCCGCCGTGGTGACCCAGGGGACGGTCTTCTTCATCGCGTCGGCGACCCAGCCATAGTCAGTGCTCATGGAGCGCACATTACTCGCCGGTAACTTGGGTTGGCCACCGCGATAGAATCAGGGCATGCATGAGCCCGCGCTGTCCCACCTCGCCGCGTCCGATCCCGCCATCGCCGAGCTGGTCGAAGGCGAGGCCCGCAGGCAGTTCGAGAAGATCCGGCTCATCGCCTCGGAGAACTACGTCTCCACCGCGGTGCTCGAGGCGACCGGGTCGGTGCTGACGAACAAGTACTCCGAGGGCTACGCGGGCAAGCGCTACTACGAGGGCCAGCAGTACATCGATCAGGTCGAGAAGCTGGCGATCCAGCGGGCCAAGGACGTCTTCGGCGTCGAGCACGCCAACGTGCAGCCGTACTCCGGCTCGCCCGCGAACCTCGCGGTGTACATGGCCCTGGCGAACCCCGGCGACACCGTCATGGGCA is drawn from Actinokineospora alba and contains these coding sequences:
- a CDS encoding serine/threonine-protein kinase, which codes for MTAPAGLASALPQYSVGAKIGSGGMGVVYEGVHRSLGRHVAIKQLPADLIGDPDVNARFDREARVLASLDHPHIVPVYDYVQTGRDNLLVMEKLDGGTVYSKFHDEGLTGEQSCAIALAMLAGLHAAHAAGVLHLDVKPKNLLFTSAGVMKVADFGIAQVVSEGATMVTHAGEVLGTPAYIAPEQAMGNPLSPAADVYAAGTVLYELLCGELPYDRTRGAVSMMRQRIFNDPQPLPRVPEPLSTVVMRSLARDPIHRYRDAEAFAVDLSAAATAVFGPGWLERSRVPVHLGPRVMGSITQQLHRQPDAATIITPPVRGTVHEPTRSIDFAEARGRGLRPASELMRQGPSPLWPGLAAAVLVIVLAVLPFMAPETLEHKADGQGLAIDGQPVSGPVALNLSEPLTITGKTTPGTTEIVLEANAAGIPMGGRKLPKVVPNADGTFQATMTPDPLMRWTVGGAATGEIKVGDGPVQRFTVVSEQHPMASVMGSGSLLLGLFGLAYIESTMRTLRRGHRRPAAPFTALPLGALVGAAVWLLVSVLTTREPSLTYGIASAVVGALAASSLVLATAWSARKRSA
- a CDS encoding LLM class F420-dependent oxidoreductase, encoding MKLDSGGYAKTVAQAADAIVAAEEAGYDGAWVAETQLDPFVALAVAADRTSRIELITGIAVAFARNPMTVAVQANDLHGLSEGRFVLGLGSQIQPHITKRFGMPWSSPAARMREFVLAVRAIWRTWETGERLAFRGEFYKHTLMTPFFDPGPNPHGNPKIYLAAVGPRMTEVAGEVADGMLCHSFTTERYLREVTLPALERGRATAGKPLAGFEISGPSFVVTGASEEELATAAAEVRKQIAFYGSTPAYRPVLELHGWGDLQDDLNALAKRGRWDEMAALIDDDVLNTFAVVGAPEEVAAEVVRRYGDIAHRITLTAAHAPDPARWERVFRAMRSGARPVDHGGRDS
- a CDS encoding LysR family transcriptional regulator, which produces MAELEIRHLRAICAIADEGSVSRAAIRLGVTQPALTAQLRSIERLIGGELFRRSPNGSVPTELGRSVVRSARIVLEDMSALLATARSHVRQPGKTPLVIASTPLLFTSALIGELRAWFAAELRTEIDSSAPALLDLVVAKQADLAIFEKFEGMEHRTLTDVEVRTIVEEPQFVALSADSPLAEQDEIDLVDLADLDWVVPPPDQDSMRLRFRSTCESLGFTPRITHHVTEGRTAMALAAAGAVCLAQPASLGGPGFVIRPLRGSVLSVPVVVVIRLDGMFAARRQEVYACVAHAYRSIVERNPTYAKWWDKHPEAHTDLDAALALPRPSRPS
- a CDS encoding DUF4442 domain-containing protein; translation: MSTDYGWVADAMKKTVPWVTTAGVEFTEVAADRVVCELTDVEKQRNHVGGPHAAVMFGLAETASGAVGLASFSEQMGRATPLVVSSEIRYKKLARGNLTAEAVLTRPAADVIAELDAGQRPEFAVDCTIRNAEGVTTAEMTVLWTLKPIKA